The Papio anubis isolate 15944 chromosome 5, Panubis1.0, whole genome shotgun sequence genome has a segment encoding these proteins:
- the TEX43 gene encoding testis-expressed protein 43, whose product MASGKDTYPTLPKLSNNCSDESPYKSANKYEEIHLPQFSLKQGMIPRRYVMPWKENMIFRNVNLKRAEVCGIHTGPLEDSLFLDHSERLCHGEDRKVVLQKGPPEIKIADMPLHSPLSRYQSTVISHGFRRRLV is encoded by the exons ATGGCTTCAGGGAAAGATACTTATCCTACTTTGCCTAAACTCAGTAACAACTGCTCTGATGAGAGTCCCTACAAATCTGCTAATAA GTATGAGGAGATTCATTTGCCACAATTTTCATTAAAGCAAGGGATGATCCCAAGACGTTATGTTATGCCTTGGAAAGAAAACATGATATTCAGGAATGTGAATCTGAAG cGAGCAGAAGTGTGTGGAATCCATACTGGCCCTTTAGAAGACTCTCTGTTTTTGGATCACAGTGAAAGGCTTTGCCATGGGGAAGATCGCAAAGTTGTCTTGCAGAAAGGCCCACCAGAAATAAAAATTGCAGATATGCCTCTGCATTCGCCTCTCTCCAGATACCAAAGCACTGTGATTTCCCATGGCTTCAGGAGGCGACTAGTCTGA